The DNA region CGTGCGCAGGAACATCAGCGAGATGCTCATGCCGATCAGCGCCGCGAACAGCGCCGCCAGCCACCAGAACTCGCGGAAGATGGGGAAGAAGAGCCACATGATCGCGAGCGGCACGAGGAAGGCCAGCAGCCGCAGCACGGTGTAGACGAGGAGGGGTGGCAGCTTCTTCACGGGGCAAGTCTAGGAGCGCTCGCTAGGCGGAGGCTGTGCGCCGCCGATGACA from Microbacterium soli includes:
- a CDS encoding DUF4229 domain-containing protein, producing the protein MKKLPPLLVYTVLRLLAFLVPLAIMWLFFPIFREFWWLAALFAALIGMSISLMFLRTPLSDASRAIYAKRNRQGTDEDVEDSATEE